The following are encoded in a window of Daphnia magna isolate NIES unplaced genomic scaffold, ASM2063170v1.1 Dm_contigs123, whole genome shotgun sequence genomic DNA:
- the LOC116935855 gene encoding uncharacterized protein LOC116935855, whose protein sequence is MLPGVKIMADGKQDDRNAVRTKKIEVGYRQTLRRKKEYTNKYIDGLLWSQNLLTYDVGTHCEATDGTVNISNDLPPSPTSVTPALRIELIGDENVLAAEVVNSETTSSKSVNTDEHLHLPLASVGTTSMSNEFNGHPNFLKGDSQASGASGYTTDYQHFMNNENLDWEEPLEEDDSYHKSVRESSIPDDYVNDWLVNLNDENIDVSHEEAVRRSLAEWVLDCNIPRAHVSNLLKRLNREAGLAYLPLDSRTLLKSLKSRIQCRVVEPGSYFNFGIASTLAVVLALLNSKDIPNVLQFIWNIDGLPLVKSSGNSFWPIVGKLYNVEYAELIVVAVFCGIKKPNCINDFFLSPLCSSSFAK, encoded by the exons ATGCTGCCTGGTGTTAAAATAATGGCTGATGGAAAACAGGATGACCGTAATGCTGTTCGGACCAAGAAAATAGAAGTGGGATACCGCCAAACACTGAGACGGAAAAAAgaatacacaaacaaatacaTTGATGGATTGCTTT GGAGTCAGAATTTACTAACATATGATGTTGGAACTCATTGTGAGGCAACTGACGGGACTGTGAACATCAGCAATGACTTGCCTCCATCACCAACAAGTGTTACACCAGCATTGAGGATAGAGTTGATTG GTGATGAAAATGTACTCGCAGCTGAAGTTGTCAACAGCGAAACTACATCAAGCAAGAGTGTCAACACCGATGAACACTTACATCTTCCTCTAGCAAGTGTTGGGACAACATCAATGAGCAATGAGTTTAATG gCCATCCCAATTTTCTTAAAGGTGACAGTCAGGCTTCAGGTGCTTCAGGTTATACCACAGATTACCAACATTTCATGAACAATGAAAATCTTGACTGGGAGGAACCTTTGGAGGAAGATGATTCTTACCACAAATCTGTTAGGGAATCATCCATCCCAGATGACTACGTCAATGATTGGCTGGTCAATTTAAATGATGAGAACATTGATGTTTCTCATGAAGAAGCTGTGAGACGGAGTCTTGCTGAATGGGTACTGGATTGCAACATACCAAGAGCTCATGTCTCGAACCTATTGAAGCGTTTAAACAGAGAAGCTGGTCTGGCGTATCTTCCCTTGGACTCGAGAACACTGCTCAAGTCACTGAAATCCAGAATTCAATGTAGAGTTGTTGAGCCTGGTTCCTACTTCAATTTTGGCATAGCTTCGACTCTTGCTGTTGTTTTGGCTCTTTTGAACTCAAAGGACATTCCAAATGTTTTGCAATTTATATGGAATATCGATGGGCTCCCTTTAGTTAAAAGTAGTGGGAACAGTTTTTGGCCCATTGTGGGGAAGTTATACAACGTAGAATATGCCGAACTAATTGTAGTTGCAGTATTTTGTGGCATCAAGAAACCAAACTGCAtcaacgatttttttttgtcacctCTTTGTTCTAGCTCGTTTGCTAAATGA